From Salvelinus namaycush isolate Seneca chromosome 2, SaNama_1.0, whole genome shotgun sequence, one genomic window encodes:
- the LOC120021779 gene encoding protein B4-like, with translation MPPKKKAAAAEEVTSSSDVPKKYEKVSGKAKPESSNAPAVARRTPLHPPTMVIVNEALKELDSRKGVSSQAIRGFITEKYPSVDLVRLKYMIRKTLKKGFEGVQGRFRLAVRGRIKEPKPKATENTDPNVEKAPKAAKVGAKKTKDKEASQVEEDNGEEGTAEDQPKAQKTTKGEGAAKKGAKAKAFQKPAKGDEGDTAAPEAKTTGKRGKGGSSRISVGGS, from the exons ATGCCACCAAAAAAAAAAGCAGCTGCAGCCGAAGAAGTAACTTCATCTTCTGATGTGCCCAAGAAATacgaaaaagtgtcaggaaaagcTAAACCAG AATCCAGCAACGCACCTGCTGTGGCACGGAGAACTCCTCTTCATCCACCTACGATGGTGATAGTTAACGAAGCGCTGAAGGAGTTGGACTCTCGAAAGGGGGTCTCCTCGCAGGCCATTCGCGGATTCATAACAGAGAAATATCCATCTGTGGACCTGGTGAGGTTGAAATACATGATACGCAAGACCCTGAAAAAAGGATTCGAGGGAGTACAGGGGAGGTTTCGG CTTGCAGTCAGGGGTAGGATCAAGGAGCCCAAGCCAAAGGCCACTGAGAACACTGATCCCAATGTGGAGAAGGCTCCAAAGGCTGCCAAGGTTGGAGCCAAGAAGACTAAGGACAAAGAAGCCT CCCAAGTCGAAGAAGACAATGGGGAAGAGGGGACAGCTGAGGATCAACCCAAAGCACAGAAGACTACCAAGGGTGAAGGGGCAGCCAAGAAGGGTGCAAAGGCCAAAGCTTTCCAGAAGCCTGCAAAGGGTGATGAAGGGGACACTGCTGCTCCTGAAGCTAAAACCACAGGGAAACGAGGCAAGGGGGGCAGCAGCAGA ATAAGTGTTGGTGGTAGCTAG